The genomic window ATTGCCAGAAGCCTTGTTACAGTTTAATGCACATTAActaaaatgtgtacatttttttagtgTTCATGATAAATGCAGTTATGACCTTATTACACTTTTGGCATTCTTTAAGAAAGCACATTAAGctttaatatagaaatatttaggttacacTTGTGCTcaagtaataataaaacatttgttcttttttgatcTCATACATTCTCTCCTCAGGTATGGCCCATCTCCTGTACGCTTGGAGCGACCTTTGGCTACGTGGCTGGCCTTGTTACTTCACCACTCTGGATATACTGGAATAGAAAGCAACTTACGTACAAGAACAATTAATTGGAGCAAAGGGAGAAGGTATTTCTTTGTGCAGATTCCATATGGGCTGTGCAGAAATGTATGTGGTCAAAGGCAAGCAGCTCCATTTACAGCACTGTTTTTTTATGTAGTTACATGATGTGATTGTAGCTTTTTAAACTATGAAACCCCTGAGAGATTGTACCTTCTAGttgaaataaagtatttataataGATTGTGGCTTCAGATGCTGTTTACTGCTTCTTAGACCTTTAAGAAACATTCTTAATGAACTTTACAGAATTCTGAggacaggtttcttttttttctttcaagttttaaACTGCTTCATTATCTATAAGAGGTCTGGGTATAGCTGTAGCATTTCATAGGCTTTCTGAGAGAAATGGACAGTTTCCTTGGCCACTGAAGATGTTTCTCACGTAATCAAACAACAGTTTATACATCTtgatcctattcttttttttactgtgtgTTTCTTTGGAGTTAAAATGGCTATGATAGCCTCATCAAAAACAGTCTTCAATCCCTTCTGGGTTAAAGCTGAACATTCCACATAGCAGCATGCTCCTAtctgggagggaggaaaaaaatcacaaatataaaatcttttttatacaATTAGTATGATATAGACACATCATTATaaggaaaattatgaaatacagctatgcaaaagaataaaatcatcaTCCATATTCACAATCCCCCAGGGACAGCCAACTATTAAAATACTAGTGATGTTCTTCTAGACTTTCCATGaaaaattctttcattcatcaaatatttattgggtatctaccATATGTCAAGCACTGTTTAGGTGCTGAGGGGATGTCAATGAACTGAAGAGCCAAGTCCCTGCTGTGTGTCACTTAAGAGTTGCTCATGTTATACTGGGGCAGAGGCACACAAGAAGGGAATACAGAGCAGATGGTAGCAAATGCTATGGGGAAAAAGCAAGGAGCCAGGGAGTGCTGAGGACAGTGGTGGTGGTTGGGGATGTCTTCTCAGTGGGGAAGTTTGAGCAGTGAGGGATACCTAGGGGAAGGGCTCCAGGCAGGTGGGGTGACAGATACAAAGACCCTGATGTGGAACCATGCATGGAGCATTCAAGAAACAGTATCACATTGAGAAAGTGATATTTGACCCGAGACCAGAAGagagtgaaagaatgaataacGTTCACGGGgaggaacattccaggcagagagagcagtaAAAGTGTAATACAAAGGTCCCGAGGTAGAACTCTTGGGGAACAGCAAGAAGGCCAGTGTGCCTGGAGTATGAGTGAGGCCATGATATGGACTTCAGCCTTTACTCTGAGTGAGCTGCGGACCCCACTGGAGGATTCTGAGCAGAACACTGACCCGACTGGGCTGACACTGTAAGACTTACGCTGGCTGCTGTGATCTGAACAGATTATCATGGAGCACAGACAGAAGCAGAAAAGTGAGTTGGAAGCTGTTCCAGTAATCCAGGCCAGAGATGGAAGCGGCCTGAACCAGGTGGAAGGAGGAGATGGTGAGAAAGAAGTGTCTGGACTCTGGATGTGTTCTGAAGGTAGAGCAGTATGTTTTGCTGAAGGGTGGAGTGTACAGTGTGAGAGAAAGGGAGGACTGGCTTGGAGGGTAAAATTAGGGATTCTATTTTGAACATGTTAATTTTGAGATGCTTGGCCACCCAGATGGACTTGTTGAATCAACAATTGGGTAACCAAGTCTAGAGTTTAGGGAATAAAGAGGTCCAGCTGGAGACAGAAATCTGGGGATCTTCACTTGTAGACTGTTCAAGCCACAAGACTGAAAACGGCTCATTTAGGCCTAGGGACTGGGTGTGGCTATAGAAGAAAAGACATCCAGGAAGCAGAGTGCTGATTCCTGGGGACTTCAACATTCAGATACCAGGAAAATGAAGAGATGGAGGGGAGAGTTGGTTCAAGAAGGAACCAACTTTGCCAAATGCTGCTGATAGGTCTAGAAATGGGATCATATTGTTTTGTAACTACGATTTTTCTTAAACTACATAGTAGACATGAACATCTCAATAGACATTTTAGTATGAACTTTTAATAGATGCAGGATTATTTTTTGCCATTATAAACAATGCAGTATCTTTGTAGCTatctaaacctatccctaataattttcttttttattataaattgacaaattataattgtaaatatttatggggtgcaaAGTGATGTTATATACACAatttggaatgattaaatcaagctaattaacatagccatcacTTCAGATACTTATCATTTGTGGTGAGAACAgttgaaatttactcttagcaattttgaaatatgcaatccactattattaactatagtcaccatgttgtgcaatGTATCTcaaaaaacttattcctcctgtctaactgaaactttgtaccctagACCAACTAGGTCCTAATAATTTGCTTAAGATAAATTCCTACATATGGAATTGTTTGATCAAGTGTCCACGATTTTAAGGCTTTTGTACACTGTCAAGATTGCTTTGATTCAATGACCAATAGTATAACAGAGTGCCCATTTCCCTGCACCCTTGAAACATCAGGTATTAtaattaatttctcattttgtgcCAGTTTTATTGGTGGAACTTGAACTTACATTTGACTACTAATAAGTTTGAACATACTTCCTCCTCTTAAGTGGCAATCTGTATTTTTTTGGGTGACTTCTCCATTGATGTTCttagcccatttttctattgggatATATGTCTTCTGATTCATTCATACACAAGGAGTTCCTGTATATTAAGGATGTTAACGCATCTTCCTGCCATACATGTCAAGTTTGTTATGtgactttttactttatttctggCATTTGATGTAGTATTcaatttttatgtagttaaatcatcaatattttcatttatgactTTATCTTTATGACACTTAGAAGTTCCTTCTCTCCCCAAGATTACAAAATTGAATACATGGAATTTCTAAAGTGACTTGTTAGTGAAGCCATTTATCTTTTGCTTTAGAAAAAAGTCCTCCAGaaagttttcttgcttttttcagcCTCCTGatagtacattttaaaagtcCTTATTAGATTCTGTTTCTACAATGTCCTATAAAAgtcacaacatttaaaaaatagaatccaaTAATGTTAGggccaaatggaaaaaaaaaaataaacctggcTTTGGGGTGGGGAAGAATATATGTTAAAAGGTATGATGTGCATCACtgttacacatatttttaaaatgctaatattttctatccTCTTTTCATAAAAAGATTGGAGGAAATTTCAACACATTCCTTTTCAAGCTTAGCCATAATCGTTTGGTTCTAACCACAAATTCAAACTGTCATCCTATGTTGCTCCACTACCTAACTCAATGAGTCTTAACTGAAGACAGAGCCTGATTTGGTTCTGAATGTTTAAGAAGGGCTGAAAATATCAGCACCTGTTTCTGCCATTTATTGCCTGCgggaccttgggaaagttacctGACATCTCCAAGCCTCTGTTGTCTCTTCTGTATAACGGGGGAAACAGACCTACCTACTGCATCAGAGCAAGGATTAAAAGAGCTAATGCACAAAAAGCActcagcacggtgcctggcatacagtaaatgcacaataaatgttagcttctaTTACCTTAGCTtcttttacatttagttttaaattCGGTAAATGTTCCATTACCTCTTTTGCTAGTTTCTGTCCTTGTTCCACACATACAGGTTTTTCTTTCATATCATTCAGTCTTGCTAAAGTTTTAGGGTCATCTCGGAGATCAATCTAATTAAGAAAGGTCAATAATGTCCCATAATATTACAAGTCTTTAAAGATAAAACATGTAATCCCATTTAATccccacatacaaaaaaaaaagattaaacaaaagAACTTAATTTCTAAAAACTAGTAATATAATTGCTTTCTTTTGGCACTATGTTTTCCAAAAATAGATAAAACTTACTAACTTGCAGCTGAGATTAAACACATGCAGCATTTGCTAAACCTTGGGACCATTTTTCTGAGAGCAACCCCCCACAACAGACCACAGAGTTTATTCTTAAATAGGGAAAAATCAAACTAGACGTACCTGAGTTCCTATTAATAAAAAGGGTACATTTGGTGCATATTCCTTAAGTTCTGGTACCCACTCTTCTTTGACATTTTGAAATGAGGCTGGATTGACCACAGAGAAGCATATAAGGAAGACGTCGGTCATTGGGTAAGATAAAGGCCTCAGACGGTCATAGTCTTcctaaggaacaaagaaaaacctcagaacacatttttatatttacatttctatagtgttaataatatgtatattagATTAAGTGGTAAAAGATGCCAATTCAGGAGCACTCCACAGATGGAATGTATAGCACTCCACATAAAACAAGataattccatttgtttttattcttccttttgaaGTTCTGAGCaccagtgggggaaaaaataggaCAGTACTGTTAGCAACTACAATCCAACTTTGAGAAAATACATTGTGATGACTAACACTGTCACCAGAaacatttttaactgaaaaatttgcacaaagaattttttttttttttttttttgagacagagtctcactctgttgcccgggctagagtgagtgccatggcgtcagcctagctcacagcaacctcaaactcctgggctcaagcgatcctcctgtctcagcctcccgagtagctgggactacaggcatgcaccaccatgcccggctaattttttctctctatatatttttttagctgtccatataatttctttctatttttagtagagatggggtctcgctcttgctcaggctggtcacgaactcctgagctcaaacgatccgcccacctcggcctcccagagagctaggattacaggcgtgagccaccgcgcccggcctacacaaAGAATTGAGTATAGCAGCTGGCTGTGGTCTAAGAATTAGAATTTATAATAACTAACATAAACTGAATGTTTGCTGGTCTATATGCTCTCTCATGAGCTCTCTCATGGATTACTtatttaatccttgtaacaacTGTATGACAAAGTACCCTTGTTCCTGTTTTCCAtttgagtaaactgaggcacaaaagttAACTTGTGGAAAGATGACAGCCAGTAAGTAAAGGAGCTGGGATTCACACCCTGGCAGTTTCTACTTCAGAGCCTACGCTCTTCACCACTGTACAGCTGAGACCTTCAAGCCTTGCTCTCCCCGTTTATATAGTTTtctttagtgtgtgtgtgtgtgtgtgtgtgtgtgtgtatgtgtgtgtatgaaaattTAAAGACAGAAGCATACAGagtaaaactcacaaaaatcCCCCTTTTGTCCCCAACTTTCATTCCATTTCCCAAACATTTTCATATGTATCCTTCCAGTTCTTTTTCTATGCATGTATATACCTACAACTGTATATAGTCACACACGTGTACATACATGAAATCATGCAATACCTGTTGTTCTGCACTCTCCTTGTCTTGGAGGTCTTTTGAAATCAGAATATGTTAGGCTTCCATATTATTTTAAACTGCTGCTTCCTGTTCCACAGAACAGCTATACTCTGATGATTGTTTTAGCCTCTCTCTACCATAAAAAGTGTGAACGTCCTGTTTTGCACAGACCATTTTATGTGACACAAAATTCTGCTTATTTACATTCTAGAGAGTGAGCAGAGTCAGGATTCCATTTTTGGCATGGTAGACTCTCATCTGGTTTCaaggaaactttatttttagcCTAGGCCACCTCCCCTCTTAAATGACCCACTTCACTACTAGAACTAAATGGATGTGGAACTAAGGGAATATTAAAAACTTCTTCCACTTGGAGTTTCAGCAGTAGTATTTCCCTCGTGGAACAATTTTCCTTTCACATCATCtgacatttttcttaatataactTTCAAGTCAAGCATATTAATATCTCAAACTCTTGCCTTTTGTGGTTAACCCTTCTGTTTTTCTGTGATGCTTTTGAAAAGCACACCTATAATCTGGGCTGTGGACATTATAAGATTTTTCAGGAGTCGGCTATCACCGGACAAGAGGGGAAATACCATCCCCAATCTTctgtaccttttatttttaaacctggaGGCCTCTAAATGGTTTGGGCAAAAGCAGTGCTTTGGTGTTAAGAAATTAGTGATGAAGAAATCAAGTAGAGTGGGTATGAACCATGTTGCAGCCCAGCCAGTTACTACAAGAAGACTACTATCAAAAatataacatgtttttaaaaatcagtttgtgTTAAATAGTACAACTGGATGCATTAAAGGTACTTCCTGTTCTCTCCTGCCTATTTCAAACTGCAAGTCCGTGAGAAAAAAAGAGACTGCATTTAATCTTGGCATCCTACCCACCGACTCTATGCTTCTGAGCAAACCTGCAGTTGGCATAGTCTGGGAATGGGGCGTTTTCGTTAAAAATCACTCCTCATCCATATTTAGATTTCCAAGTTTCACAGAGATAGAAATGGGGATACTATCCCACAGGAtcatgaggaataaatgaaataatgcaactAAAGGACTAagcatagcacctggcacataaaagAACTCTTCCAATGCTTCAGCATAAAGCTTTATCCTGTGGGAAACTGATTCTCCTGTCCCTCTGCAAACCCATGCAAGGTCCCATGTGTCCCACACTAGTCCTGACTTTGTATTTCCTTCCAACCACAGAGAAGAAACTTCTTtggtaagaaataaaattctctacACTGTCATCAAAACAAATCAAACTGAAGTCTCTTGTGGGCAGTATAATTTTCAGATTAATAAAAGAGAATGATATATTATTACTGTACAAATTAGTCATTTTGGAACTCTATATCCTTAAGactatttaaaatgtaacaaagaaagatttatattttttaagaaagcgaaattagatattttaatgaaaattttacttttgaagcAAGTTTACCTCCGTAGGGAAATAGAATTGTGCACTTTCTCTAGGGGGAGATgacaagaaatgaaaagtaattgaATGCTAGGTTCTCCAGAAATCCTTAATAATATTAATCCAAATATTCTACAGAACATAAATCTACTGTAGAGATTCCCTTTATAACCACAGGGAAGCCTGACTTTCTTCAGAGAGAGACATGTGGGCACAAAGGAAGGCAATTAGACCAATCATTTCTAGATATTTGTTAAACCGCAGATTTTGTTAGAATAATTAAAACGTGAAGAACTGgagttataaaaaacaaaacaaaaacaagtgtgTTTAGAACACCTTGGAGAGAAATCTTGCTTTTTAAGTCTAAACTATCTAAATGAACTCCTTCTGCGTGTCTCTGGCTAAATAATTGGCAGTTATTAATAAGAATGAGACCTTTCTGCTTCCATTCAGCCTGAGCAATTAGAAGTCTAATAATAgacagcaaatttaaaaaataaattatccctTGAGCATACGGTACCCTGCATCATATAAAATGGTTTATACCCATTGCACAGTATCTTGAGTgcacatttaatataaaatgttggaTGTAGGAATAAATACGTGGAAGTGTACAGAATCTTTCATCTCAAgccatatgttttaaatttgagaACACAGAGAACCTTAAATGTGGAGCAACTGCCCTTACTTTAAATGACCACTTATCAAAGTCAGAGCTTCTCACAGCCAACTCTCCAGCGTCCTCCTAATTAACAAACCAATTATATTATGgttctaataaaaaaaagtagGTATTTAAACATTTCAGTGTGGTAACTGGAACATTCTCAGGGGTAGACAAACGCATATTAAAGACACCTGTCTGACATCAAGACCATGAAAAACATGGTGAGTTCAGTCAACAGGACGGTTGGACTGCTTAGTAAACTCTTCATCTTCTTACCAACTGGCTAGGTACCAGAGGTATCAATTgtcaaaaaatatattctggcAGCTTAGTGATTAGGCTTTCCATTATTGAAGAGTCCTGGATATGTGAGGATAACAACCTTAACCCCCTTAAAAATATCAAACACTTAACACCTGACAAGAATATGCAGAcaacaagaaaatgaagaaatgtgcTCTGAGAGGAAACAAAAGATATTCTGATGCGACAGAGAAATGCAGCCAGTGACCACCCGGTGGAGACCCCTCTTCACGTACAGCTCAGCCAGCGGTGCCCAAGAGCCTCTCCACGCCTGCACTGTTCTCATCCCCTTCACTGTGGACCTGGGTGTTCCCTCCTACTTTAGTGCTCTTTGttgaaaatacatgtttttaggATGTTTATGTCTGTTTAAAATACATAtccaaaacatgtattttaagtAAAACCACTCACATTGGACAGTTTAGCCTCTACCATGCTTTGTTGGCTGGCATGCTATCACACACTGGCCATTTAAGAGCAATCAGCAAAGATTTATTGAGACTATCCTGCATGGAAGATGTTCTAAGGAGGCATATGCACAAATAAAAGACATCATTGTGCCCTCTGGAGCTTACAGTTTAGTTGGGAATTCAAGACGTAAACGTATAAAAAGATAGTCATATACGACAATTGGAGAAATAAAAGTGTAAGCTGGAGCAAGTGAATATATAAATGCTTATTAATCTAAGAAAcattactaagcacctactatgtgcccagaaAAGTGCTAAGtgcaatcatcagggaaatgaaggAAGGACAAGATTCAAATactatctaatttttaaaacatcttgtaAACATCTGCAAAGCTCTCATTAAATATCAGTATGTTAAAAACAAGGCAACGAGCTCGAATGAGCAACAGTACCCACAATGCACCTGGGCAGACCTCAAAGCCACAGCcgagaagaaaagaagacactACCAGCTGGTGTGGGAACGTGCCCAAGGTTAGCACCCAAGAGGAAGAATTCTCGCCAGTggggacatacacacacatgtggaACAGTCTCTGCTCATAACAAGTTCATGTATGTTCATGTATGTGAAGTtcatatatatgaacacaatATTACAAatcaaaatgtggtaaatatcaAAAGTAGAAATTAGGAGACACTAAGAAAAGACTTCTCAGAAGAGGCATTTGAGTTGGTCCTTCCAGAATGGAGAGGATTTGAAATACACAACCTACTAGCAACGTGGTCTTGGTCTAGTCCCTTATTTCTTAGTTTGTCTCTCTGTAATAATGGGAGAATGTCAGTGACAAATGCTTTGAAGATCATAAAGTAACTACAGGAATATATTACAaccccagataatccaggatgtcTACTATGATTTAGGCAATAGTCATTTAACAAAACCTCCAAGAGCTCTCCTCCATAATAACCTAGAATAAGAAAAAGTATCATAGACAAGCCCCAGCCTTCCAAAATCTAACACAGTTTCTGACTACTATAAGagatatataaaatgtgtaataaTTAAGTAAGAATGCCCCTGACAACTGGTGGCTTTGTGGCACATGAAGTAGCAACTCTCTGTCACTTCCAAGGCACACAGTAGTAACCCCATCTGAAACATGTGTTTCTAGTGAGAAGCCCAAAATAGGCACCAGGCTTGGCTCCTGAAACCCTCCACCCCTCCAAGGGGCGACATTGAAGAGGACACACGGACTGAAGCTagcttctgaaaatgaaaagtgTTATGCCATAAATCTAACATATACTATAAGCATTTCTACACTAATTCTTGTTAATAGTAGTCTATGGAACCTCATTTCCTTTGTTTAGTCATTTTGCCACTTTTGAGttcaatttatatttaactttgtgAAACGAAAATATCACTtttcacttctttaaaaatagtacTACTACCTCCCAGTACTGTTAGAttaaagaaaatctgaagaggagaaagaattttttaaaaagtgctacaAATTCCTAAGaggtaattatttttcaaaaactttttaaacatttggtgttttcttttttaatcttcagtTTGGTTGTGAAATGGTATTTATATGTCGATAGCCTGATTATCTCTTAGTAAAAGAAACACTGAAGGTTTAGCTTCTAACTTTCAGCAACTGTCATCctcatatattttgatttataataaGTCAGTCTCCTAAttaatttactaattattttGGGGCCAGTGAACCAGATTGTGGGCTTCTTTCCCATTGCTACCTTCTTTTGACCACTGGACTGGTCAGAACTCCTGCTTAGGTTAGCTGgaggaaaagatgagaaaattgacaTCTGGTGGAGCAGAAGGAAACCAGCTAGAGCACTGGCCTTGTCATTATCTAACTGTGTCATTATGAACCAGcacttcctcatctctaaaagcaGGGAACTGAACTACAAGATCATCCCGTCACATGGTGAaaaacgctaaacctaacacttttTACCCTCGTGAAAAGCCCTAGTAACAGATTTAATGTGGGAGGAGGTTCAAACTACTGGATAAAAATCAAGTTTTAGGATTCCATTTTATCTGAGCTGACCCCACAAGGCAGAGGATCAAGACTTAGCTAAATATGGCCCTCAGGCAAGCttcatttccccatctgtgaagggAGAATAAATATAGCATACACATGTTAAGATAAATGAGAGAGCTGGTCAAGTGTTTTGAGCTCTTCAGCAGACAAGCCTGACTTTccaaaaaaagacaaaccacaacTTCAGAGCCAGTGCTATTTCTTTTGTGCACGGTGAGGTGACTTCCCTAGTTGTAAAGAATTTAGAGCTAAAATTCTACATCGTCTGAAACTATAATTACAAGTCTCTGTCACTAACAGAGAGGTCAGCTAGCCTAAGGCTTGCAGGAAGAAAGTAAACGTCAGGTCTCATTTCCATGTGGTATACTCCTTCTCTAACTTTTTGGTACgtatttcatgttcatggaatACTCATTCATTCCAATAAATGTCTGGCAACTAGTGCTGAGCACTGTGTACGTATGAGTGAAAACAGACACGGATCCTGCCCTCGTGGAGTTTAGAGTAAAATACAGAAGTAGGCACATGGCTCTCAACTAGGGCAGTACAATTCTATGTCTGGGGGACATTTTAGACATTTGGGAGGTGCTTTCAATTATCAAAATGAATGGGGGAACACTACTGGCATTTAGGGGTGGGAGCCAAGGGGCTACATAACCTGTATGGTGAAAACAGCCCCAGGCCCCCCATGATTATTAAGTCTACTGCTAGACattcataaatatgaaaaatgcttttgTAGGAAAGCAGCCTGTGGTATGGCAAGAGTGACACCATCTTGGAGTGAAACTGCTGTGATGACCAATGTTTGACCCCTGCATACCCAGGTGTTCCCCTAGCACAGATAACCTCTCACAAAGAAACAAGCTTGTAGCATAGATAACCACTCATAAAGATGCTTATCTAACTTTCCCAGAGGTCACAAGTTTCACAAGAAAGTCCGGGACACGACTAGCCGCACATGTCTTTATCCTAAGAGCTTGCTTTTAGAAAGGATACTTTTTGGAGGATGGGTGCAGGGATCCACTGTCTGGTGGCCACCTGAGACATCACTTCTATTTGTAAGTCcctgttaaatattttgttctgagaaactggatttctCAGTCTCTTTCTTCTCAGCTCCCTTGGCCTTTGGAGGTAGGTTTCCATAGACCTGCTTACCTTGAAACACCGTTTATAATTACATGAATCTAGAACCGAACTCTGTTGTATATATAAGAATAAAGGTTTTTGCATGGCTTAATGAATTTTCTAGGAAGGTAATTTCAGTCCAAATTGAAGGATAAAGACTGTATTTTGTTTGAAACATCACAGGAGTTGCTTACCATTGTAGGAAATCGCACACCACTGGCAATATTGCTCTTAGAATCCAAGTCACCAACAAAACATAACTATGTCAGTCAACATTTGTTGCTACATACGTGGTAATTCTACCTATAGGTGTGGGTACCTgtttatttcattatggtttCTGAAATATTCAGCCCTGGGAATTAGGAATTTAATACTAGAATCAATGTTTTTATGATGAATtactttcctttcatttctctttcttattacTGCTAGGATGTTACATTGATTTAAAATCACGTGTATAGGGAGGTTACAATACCTACAGATTTCATTTGAGGATAAGTAGAGGAGAAACacttgttataaaaaaaaaaaagagtgatggGTCCGATATAGTTGAGGTATTGAGTCAGGCATTTAACAAACTGGGACAAAAATGACTATAAATGCAAATTGGGACATGTGCTTTGGAAGGAAAAGAGCCAGGTTCTAGAAAAGAGAATAACCAGGAAGACCAGCTTCAGTCTAGGCAGTCAGAAAGACCTCTCTGAGGGGGCGACCTCTAGCCAGAGACCTGAGACAGTCACAGGACAGTGTGTGCAAAAGCCCCGAGGCAGAAAAGCCCTGACATACTGAAGGCCCTGGGAAAAGGCCAGGTGACAGGTGCGGCTGGAGAGGGGGCCGGCCAGGACCATCAGGGCCTATCTGCAGTGGAAAGTCATTAAAAGGAGAGACAAGGGAATCAcaaaatttgatttttcaaaaagacaaTCTAGGCTGCTTTGAGAAGAATGCATTGGAGGCAGGCAGGAATACAAAAAGAGAGGTTATTACAGTGATTCAGCTGAGAGAAGACAGAGGCTTGGACTGAGACGTAGCAGTCAACAGCTAGAGAAATGGCACATTCTAGATATATTCACCTCAGACTTGGGTGATGAGCTGGATGTGGGGCTAAGGAATAATCTGGGTTCTGGCTTACACAGCTGGATGGATAGTATCTTTCACAGGGATGAGGAAGACTGAGGGTGAGGAAACACATTAGGGAGAAAACTCTAGAGGCCAGTTTTGGACGTGTCAAGTTTGAGATGTTAAGCAGGCGGTTGGAGGAGCTCTCTGCCTCTAAGTTCCAGTCCTGGCTCTAACAGACGCCCCCTTTTGGCTGAACCAGAAGCATCTCAAATTCGGAATTTCTGGacttaactcatttatttcttctccctcAAATATGCAACTCCTTCTGTGTTCATCATCTCAATAAAAGATAATCACCACCCAATCAGGCTGCACCAGCCAGAAACCTGGAAATCCTCAGGATCAACCCCAAATGCATGCAGAGCATCAACTCCTAACCTAAACGCACATCAAATCAGTCACCTGCCCAGCTAGTCTCActgtcccttctccctctccatATTTCTTCCCTGGGCTGCTCCCACTGGTCTTCCGGGCTTTGGTCTAGAAATCA from Eulemur rufifrons isolate Redbay chromosome 19, OSU_ERuf_1, whole genome shotgun sequence includes these protein-coding regions:
- the RHOQ gene encoding rho-related GTP-binding protein RhoQ; translation: MAHGPGALMLKCVVVGDGAVGKTCLLMSYANDAFPEEYVPTVFDHYAVSVTVGGKQYLLGLYDTAGQEDYDRLRPLSYPMTDVFLICFSVVNPASFQNVKEEWVPELKEYAPNVPFLLIGTQIDLRDDPKTLARLNDMKEKPVCVEQGQKLAKEIGACCYVECSALTQKGLKTVFDEAIIAILTPKKHTVKKRIGSRCINCCLIT